DNA from Aquipuribacter hungaricus:
CGACCGCCGCCGCGGCTGGGACGAGGCGCTCACGGCGGCCGGCGTCCCCGGCCCGCGGGTCGAGGCCGCGTGCACCAACAGCGCCGACGCCGCCCGGGCGTGCACGGCGGCGGTGCTGGACCGGGACGACGCCCCGGACGCGCTGGTGTGCGCCTCGGACTCCCTGGCGCTCGGGGCCCACCGGGCGGCGCAGGCCGCCGGCGCCGACCTGCTCGTC
Protein-coding regions in this window:
- a CDS encoding substrate-binding domain-containing protein, with the protein product DRRRGWDEALTAAGVPGPRVEAACTNSADAARACTAAVLDRDDAPDALVCASDSLALGAHRAAQAAGADLLVVGFDATPVTSALGLASVAQPVGEVAHACLDLLLPRLAGEDPAARGVLLRPALALPT